The following are encoded in a window of Alphaproteobacteria bacterium genomic DNA:
- a CDS encoding endopeptidase La, whose protein sequence is MSETYPVLPLRDIVVFPHMIVPLFVGRDKSVAALESAMAADKSIFLVSQLDPAEDDPDREALYDLGVLATVLQLLKLPDGTVRVLVEGRHRATLRTLREEGGHLVAEIDEVETVEPEGVEVKALVRSVIDQFENYAKVNRKLPAETAVQLGQIEEPSKLADAVAANVNIKVSDKQALLAELDPVRRLEMAFAFMEGELGVMQVEKKIRSRVKRQMEKTQREYYLNEQLKAIQRELGNEGEEGGGDELAELARKVERTKLSKEARTKANQELKKLRAMAPMSAEATVSRNYLDVLLGLPWGKKTKLKHDIAEAERILDEDHYGLEKVKDRIVEYLAVQARTNKLKGPILCLVGPPGVGKTSLGRSIARATGREFVRQSLGGVRDEAEIRGHRRTYIGSLPGKIVSNLKKAGSSNPLFLLDEIDKLGQDFRGDPASALLEVLDPEQNAKFQDHYLEIDYDLSDVMFVTTANTMDMPQPLLDRMEIIRLEGYTEDEKVEIAQRHLIPKQIEAHGLKDGELTLTEEGLRALIRHYTREAGVRTLEREVAKVARKALRQILEGKAEKIEVGPENLGEFLGVRKFRHGMSEEEDQIGAVTGLAWTEVGGELLTIEAVTVPGKGQIKTTGKLGDVMQESIQAAFSFVKARAPSYGVKPSLFGRKDIHVHLPEGAVPKDGPSAGVGMVTAIISTLTGIPVRRDVAMTGEVTLRGRVLPIGGLKEKLLAALRGGITKVLIPAENEKDLAEIPASIKAGLEIVVVAHVDEVLGAALATPVVPIEWTEADELATLPPSEIAGPDEAAGAAVRH, encoded by the coding sequence ATGTCCGAAACCTATCCCGTCCTCCCCTTGCGCGACATCGTCGTCTTCCCGCACATGATCGTGCCGCTGTTCGTCGGCCGCGACAAATCGGTGGCGGCGCTGGAAAGCGCGATGGCGGCGGACAAGTCGATCTTCCTCGTCTCGCAGCTCGATCCCGCCGAGGACGATCCCGACCGCGAGGCGCTCTACGATCTCGGCGTTCTCGCCACCGTCCTGCAGCTGCTGAAGCTTCCCGACGGCACGGTCCGCGTGCTCGTCGAGGGCCGCCACCGCGCGACTTTGAGGACTCTTCGCGAGGAAGGCGGCCATCTCGTCGCCGAGATCGACGAGGTCGAGACGGTCGAGCCCGAGGGCGTCGAGGTCAAGGCTCTGGTCCGCTCGGTGATCGACCAGTTCGAAAATTACGCCAAGGTCAACCGCAAGCTGCCGGCGGAGACCGCGGTCCAGCTCGGCCAGATCGAGGAGCCGTCGAAGCTCGCCGACGCGGTCGCCGCCAACGTCAACATCAAGGTCTCGGACAAGCAGGCCCTGCTCGCCGAGCTCGATCCCGTGCGCCGCCTCGAAATGGCCTTCGCCTTCATGGAGGGCGAGCTCGGCGTGATGCAGGTCGAAAAGAAGATCCGCAGCCGCGTGAAGCGCCAGATGGAGAAGACCCAGCGCGAATATTATCTCAACGAGCAGCTCAAGGCGATCCAGCGCGAGCTCGGCAATGAGGGGGAGGAAGGCGGCGGCGACGAGCTCGCCGAGCTCGCCCGCAAGGTCGAGCGGACCAAGCTTTCCAAGGAGGCGCGGACCAAGGCCAACCAGGAGCTGAAGAAGCTTCGCGCCATGGCGCCGATGTCGGCCGAAGCGACGGTGAGCCGCAACTATCTCGACGTTCTTCTCGGCCTCCCCTGGGGCAAGAAGACCAAGCTCAAGCACGACATCGCCGAGGCCGAGCGGATCCTCGACGAGGACCATTATGGCCTCGAGAAGGTCAAGGACCGGATCGTCGAATATCTCGCCGTCCAGGCGCGCACCAACAAGCTCAAGGGCCCGATCCTGTGCCTCGTCGGTCCGCCCGGCGTCGGCAAGACCTCGCTCGGCCGCTCGATCGCCCGGGCGACGGGCCGCGAGTTCGTGCGCCAGTCATTGGGCGGCGTGCGCGACGAGGCCGAGATCCGCGGCCACCGCCGCACCTATATCGGGTCGCTTCCGGGCAAGATCGTCTCCAACCTCAAGAAGGCCGGATCGTCCAACCCGCTCTTCCTGCTCGACGAGATCGACAAGCTCGGCCAGGATTTCCGGGGCGATCCCGCCTCGGCACTGCTCGAGGTGCTCGATCCCGAGCAGAACGCGAAGTTCCAGGACCATTATCTGGAGATCGACTACGACCTCTCGGACGTCATGTTCGTGACCACCGCGAACACGATGGACATGCCCCAGCCTTTGCTCGACCGGATGGAGATCATCCGGCTCGAAGGCTATACCGAGGACGAGAAGGTGGAAATCGCCCAGCGCCACCTGATCCCCAAGCAGATCGAGGCGCACGGCCTCAAGGACGGCGAGCTGACTCTGACCGAGGAGGGCCTGCGCGCCCTGATCCGGCACTATACGCGCGAGGCGGGCGTCCGAACGCTCGAGCGCGAAGTGGCCAAGGTTGCCCGCAAGGCGCTTCGCCAGATCCTCGAGGGCAAGGCCGAGAAGATCGAGGTCGGCCCTGAAAATCTCGGCGAGTTCCTGGGCGTGCGCAAGTTCCGCCACGGCATGAGCGAGGAGGAGGACCAGATCGGCGCCGTCACGGGCCTCGCCTGGACCGAGGTCGGCGGCGAGCTTCTGACGATCGAGGCGGTCACGGTCCCCGGCAAGGGCCAGATCAAGACCACCGGCAAGCTCGGCGACGTGATGCAGGAATCGATCCAGGCCGCCTTCTCGTTCGTCAAGGCCCGCGCGCCCTCCTACGGAGTCAAGCCGAGCCTGTTCGGCCGCAAGGACATCCACGTCCACCTGCCCGAAGGCGCGGTGCCTAAGGACGGCCCGTCCGCCGGCGTGGGCATGGTCACCGCGATCATCTCGACTCTGACCGGAATCCCGGTCCGCCGCGACGTGGCGATGACCGGCGAGGTCACGCTGAGAGGCCGCGTGCTGCCGATCGGCGGGCTCAAGGAGAAGCTCCTGGCCGCGCTCCGCGGCGGAATCACCAAGGTGCTGATCCCGGCGGAGAACGAGAAGGACCTCGCCGAAATCCCGGCCAGCATCAAGGCGGGGCTGGAGATCGTCGTCGTGGCTCATGTCGACGAGGTGCTCGGCGCCGCTCTGGCGACTCCGGTCGTCCCGATCGAATGGACCGAGGCCGACGAGCTCGCCACGCTCCCGCCATCGGAGATCGCCGGTCCCGACGAAGCGGCCGGAGCGGCGGTCCGCCATTGA
- a CDS encoding NAD(P)-dependent alcohol dehydrogenase: MTVKAYGAHAADKPLEPLDIARRAPGADDVQIEIAYCGVCHSDLHTVRSEWPGTLYPCVPGHEIVGHVSAVGANVTKFKEGDTVAVGCMVGSCQSCDACAEGLEQYCEVGLVGTYNGPTPDAPGHTLGGYSQRIVVDEKFVLAVRHDEDRLAAVAPLLCAGITTWSPLRHWKAGPGKKVGIVGIGGLGHMGIKLAHALGAETVAFTTSEDKRQDALDLGADSVVVSKNRDEMKAHANSFDLIVNTVAASHNLDAFTRLLKRDGTMCLVGVPAHPHPTPDISALIFKRRAIAGSLIGGIAETQEMLDFCAERGIVSEIETIDARQIDEAYERMLRSDVKYRFVIDCASMAG; this comes from the coding sequence ATGACCGTCAAAGCCTATGGCGCCCACGCCGCGGACAAGCCGCTCGAGCCGCTCGACATCGCCCGCCGCGCGCCCGGCGCAGACGACGTCCAGATCGAGATCGCCTATTGCGGCGTCTGCCATTCGGATCTGCACACGGTCCGTTCCGAATGGCCGGGCACGCTCTACCCCTGCGTTCCCGGTCACGAGATCGTCGGCCATGTCAGCGCGGTCGGCGCGAACGTCACGAAGTTCAAGGAGGGCGACACGGTCGCCGTCGGCTGCATGGTCGGCAGCTGCCAGAGTTGCGACGCCTGCGCCGAGGGGCTCGAGCAATATTGCGAAGTCGGCTTGGTCGGCACCTATAACGGCCCGACGCCCGACGCGCCCGGTCACACGCTTGGCGGCTATTCGCAGCGGATCGTCGTCGACGAGAAATTCGTCCTCGCCGTCCGTCACGACGAAGACCGGCTTGCCGCGGTCGCGCCTCTGCTCTGCGCCGGAATCACCACCTGGTCGCCGCTCCGCCACTGGAAGGCGGGGCCCGGCAAGAAGGTCGGCATCGTCGGCATCGGCGGGCTCGGGCATATGGGGATCAAGCTCGCCCACGCGCTGGGCGCCGAGACGGTCGCCTTCACCACCTCGGAGGACAAGCGCCAGGACGCGCTTGATCTCGGCGCGGATTCCGTGGTCGTCTCGAAGAATCGAGACGAAATGAAGGCTCATGCGAACAGCTTCGACCTGATCGTCAATACCGTCGCCGCGAGTCACAATCTCGATGCCTTCACCCGGCTCCTGAAGCGCGACGGAACGATGTGCCTGGTCGGGGTCCCGGCGCATCCGCATCCGACGCCCGACATCTCCGCTTTGATCTTCAAGCGCCGGGCGATCGCCGGCTCGCTGATCGGCGGCATCGCCGAGACCCAGGAGATGCTCGATTTCTGCGCCGAGCGCGGAATCGTCTCGGAAATCGAGACGATCGACGCCCGGCAGATCGACGAAGCCTACGAGCGGATGCTGCGCAGCGACGTC
- a CDS encoding HU family DNA-binding protein: MNKQELIGQVADGTGLSRGDASRAVEAVFDTISAALKRGDEVRLVGFGTFTCSRRKASTGRNPRTGEPMQIKESTQPKFKAGKGLKDSVNT; this comes from the coding sequence ATGAACAAGCAGGAGCTGATCGGTCAGGTCGCGGACGGAACCGGCCTTAGCCGTGGTGACGCGTCGCGCGCGGTCGAGGCGGTGTTCGACACGATCAGCGCGGCGTTGAAGCGCGGGGACGAGGTTCGCCTCGTCGGTTTCGGCACCTTCACCTGCTCGCGCCGCAAGGCCTCCACGGGCCGCAATCCGCGCACCGGCGAGCCGATGCAGATCAAGGAATCGACCCAGCCCAAGTTCAAGGCCGGCAAGGGCCTCAAGGATTCGGTCAACACCTGA